The sequence TTCTGAATCTCCCAAAAAATGGCTTACTTCCCTGCTGGATAACCTTACCATCAAAAAAGCTTCGTTCCTAACAACGAGTCTGGGGAGTTGGTATGCCCTGAACTTTGCAATTACGAATCCAGGCAGGGTTACTGCGATTTCCATGCTAACAACTTCAGGCATAGTTCCCGCCAAACGAAGCTTTATTGTAAAAGCGATTTTTTTCATGATGCTTGGAGAGGTAGGGCAAAAGCTATTAAGCAAAGCAATCTACCACAAAACGGTTGTCCCATCAGAGGTGCTGGCGTTTCAGGCACTTGTATCCAGACATTTTATTCCGGTCATGGAAAGAATCCCCGTATTTAGCGATGAAATGCTTAAAACCATTTCCGGACCCGTTCAATTTTTCGGCGGAGACCACGATGCACTTATTGATTCGGTAAAAACAGGCGAACGGATTAAAAACCTGCTTCCCCATTCTGAAATACACATCTTAGAAGATACAGGGCATGTAATATTAGATCAGTTTTCTGTAATTAAAGATTTCTTGGTATCACATAAAGGGTGAGTAGTGCACTTCATCTAGGCCGAGATGGTAACCTGAACCCCCCGGCTGAATGTGATGAGGCGCATTATAATCAGATGGAAGGCATAGCAAGTGGACTGTGGTCACATAAAACAGTCTCCGGAAATTCCGTGGCGGTTCAATACTTGAATTGTAAACACAGCATTGTTACA comes from Spirochaeta lutea and encodes:
- a CDS encoding alpha/beta fold hydrolase yields the protein MNKPVYKTEEGRNIVESSYQKVLENHSHTAFKQLFIPTEVARTHVLRFGEVTKPPLIMLHGSASNSAAWLGTISNFIDHFCVYCVDIPGEPGLSEPARCILDSESPKKWLTSLLDNLTIKKASFLTTSLGSWYALNFAITNPGRVTAISMLTTSGIVPAKRSFIVKAIFFMMLGEVGQKLLSKAIYHKTVVPSEVLAFQALVSRHFIPVMERIPVFSDEMLKTISGPVQFFGGDHDALIDSVKTGERIKNLLPHSEIHILEDTGHVILDQFSVIKDFLVSHKG